The sequence ATTCTCGAACTCACGCGCATGGTGGTGCGCCGCGAGGCATGGCGCGTCGTGGTGGACGACGGCAGCGCCACGCCACGATCCTGGTTCCTGCGGATCGATCGCGCGATCGCCGCGGGCAAACCCTATCCGCGCGATCTGGCGCGCGAGACCGGGTTGATCCGGTTTCTGCAGGCAAATACCGGGATCCCGACCCAGCGCATTCTTGGCTGGAACGACGAGCACGCGGTGGCGATCCAGTCCTTCGAGCCGGGACGCGCGGACCTGCACAACGTCTCACGCGAGGAACAGCATGACGTGATGATGCATTTCATGGACATCATGGCGGAGATGCACTCCCTCGATGTACACGGGATCGGACTGCCACGCTTCGAGATCCCGCCCACGCCGGAGCAGCATTCGCTGATGGAGCTGCACGCGGTGGACGATCCCCGACTGGCGACGCTGCCGGTGGATTCCAGTACGGTATTGGGGGCGTTTGGCAAACGCTGGTTGCTCAACCATGTGCCGACCAGCGTGGAGCGCACCGTGCTGTTGCAGGGCGACACCGGACCCGGTAATTTCCTGTTCGAGGATCATCGCGTGACCGCGGTCGTGGATTGGGAGTGGGCGCATTATGGCGACCCGATGGAAGACGTGGGCAATCTGTGGGTACGCGATTTCTTCACCCCGAGCTGTGGTGGCGACCTCACGCCATATATCCGGCACTACACGCAAAACGCCGGCATCACACTCGATCGGCAGAAGGCGATCTACTATCTCGTGCACCAGCTGGTGCGCTCGGTATTCACGCTCCCCGGGCTGGTGCGCCGACCCGACTGGAGGAGCACGGTCGCCCTCAACCTGGGTTACCAGGCGGTTTGCGACATCACCTGCTGCGAGGCGCTGGGCATGTACCACAGCCTCGCGGAGCCGCGCTTCGAACTCCTCGATATCCCCGAAGACATTCACGACGGACGACCCGGCATGAATGAGGACGGCGAGCTCTACCAGTTGCTGTCCGAACAGCTGGAACGCGGCATCGCACCGGAGTTGCACAACGACTTTGCCCGCAACATGGCCCTGGGCGCTTCCGGCATCACACGCTACCTGGAGCGGCGGCACCTGTACGGCGCGGCCGCGGATTCGCTGGAGCACTCGGGTATCGATGCGATTCTCGGCGTGCGCCACGCATCGCTGAAAGAAGCCCGCCAGGCGTTCATGACCCGGCTGCCGCAACTGCAGGCTGCAGACGAGGAGCGCGTGATTCGCCACTGCTGGGGTGTGGCGCGGCGCAACATGCAACTGATGGAACCGCTGGTTGCGCGCTGGAGCTACTGCAAGCTGCCCACGTTGAACTGATCCGTGTTCCGGGCGTGGCTGCATCCGCCCGGGTGTGCCACGTAACAGGCAATTCGCAGGCATTGCTCCTTGAGGATTGCCGTGGCTCCCCCTGATCACCCGCAATGCTATGCTCTGGCCTTCTTCGGAATCGATGACAGGGAGCTTGCCGTGCAACGACGTGACACGCTGAAAGGATTGCTGCTGCTCGGCGGTTTCGGTTTCCCGGCAGCGGTGCAACGGGCACTGGCCGCGGGCCTCACGCCAGAGGGTAGCGCCGCCGGTATGTTCGATGTGCCGGCGCGGGCGCTGGTCGCGGCGCTGGCCGAGCGCATCATCCCGGCGACCGATACGCCGGGCGCCGTGGAGGCTGGGGTGGTCGATTTCATCGAACAGATCGTGTTCAGCTGGTACACGGATGCCGAGCGCGCGATATTTCTCCAGGGACTGGAGGACGCCGGGGCGATGGCCACGACGCGGTTTCAACAAGACTTCGCGACGCTTGATGGCGAGCGTCAGGACCAGTTGCTGGGCGAACTCGAGCAGCGTGCGCTGGCTGTGGCAAAGCCTGCTGCGTTTTCCCTGCAACCCGACCTCGACGAGGACCTCTCACCGTTTTTTTCCAAGCTGAAGGAACTCGTCGTGGTGGGTTATTACACCTCCGAAATCGGCGCCACCCGGGAACTGCGCTACGAGCGCATGCCGATGGTTTATCGCGCCGATGTGCCGCTGGCCGAGATCGGGCGTGCCTGGGCAAACGGCATGAAGGACTGAGGGCGATGCCGATGAATACGGATTTCGATGCAATCGTGGTGGGTTCGGGCATCAGCGGTGGCTGGGCGGCGAAAGAGCTGAGCGAGAAGGGCTTGAAAGTTCTGGTGCTGGAGCGCGGCGCGCCGTTGACGCACGGCGAGGATTACGTTGGCGAACATCGCGCGCCGTGGGAAACACCCCTGCGTGGCAAACCGCTGCGCGAGCTGTACAAGAGCGATTATGCGGTGCAGAGCACCTCGTTTGCCTTTGGCGAGAACAACCGCCCGTTCTGGAACAACGATCGTGAAAACCCCTATGTGATGGATGGCGAATCGCCGTTTCTGTGGATGCGCGGCGCCGTTGTGGGCGGCAAATCGCTGATGTGGAGCCGCCAGGTTTATCGCTGGAGCGATATGGACTTCGGCGCCAATGCCCGCGACGGGCACGGCATCGACTGGCCGCTCCGCTACGCGGATATCGCGCCATGGTATGCGCATGTCGAACGCTTCATCGGGGTCAGCGGCGCAGCCGAGGATATCCCGCATCTGCCGGATGGCGAATTCCTGCCGGCCATGGACATGAACGCCGGCGAGAAGCACCTGAAACGCGAGGTGGAGCAGAAATTCGCCGGTCGCCGCGTGATCATGGGTCGAGCGGCGGTGCTGACCCGCGAGCACAACGGGCGCGGCGCCTGTCATTACTGTGGACCATGCGAGCGCGGCTGCTCGGTGGGTGCGTATTTCTCGAGCCTGAGTTCCACCTTGCCCGCCGCGGCGAAGACCGGGCGCTTGACGCTGCGTGCCAACAGCGTGGTCGAAGGGCTCGATTACGATCCCGCCACGCGCAAGGTGAGTGCCGTGCGCGTCATCGACAGCACAAGTGGAGAACGGCTGCGCTTCAGTTCCCGCCTGGTATTCCTGTGTGCCTCCACGGTTGGCAGCACCCAGATCCTGCTCAATTCACGCAGCGACAGCTTTCCCGAAGGGCTTGCCAACGGCAGCGGGACGCTCGGTCGCTACCTGATGGATCACACCAACGGTCTTGGTGCGTTCGGCCTGTTTCCGAACCTGCTGATGGATCGTTATTACAGTGGCAACCGTCCCAACAATATCTATATTCCGCGCTTCAGGAACCTCGGTGCCGGGGGTGATGCAGCGGAATTCGTTCGCGGCTATGGTTTCCAGGGCGCCGCGTTTCGCACCAACTGGTCGATGAACTACCGGATGCCCGGTTTTGGCGCCGGGTTCAAGCAGACGCTGCGTTATCCCGGGTACTGGGCCATGTTCCTGGCGGGATTCGGCGAGTGCCTGCCGCAGCAGCGCAATCGCATGTATCTGCACCCGAACAAGGTAGACCGCTTCGGCATTCCCCAGGTCGCATTCGATTTCGCCTGGCACGACAACGAGAAGCGCATGTGCCGCGATATCGTCAACGAGGCAGAGGCGATGCTGAGAGCGGCAGGCGCGCAGATCGTGATGCGCCTGGAGGAACCGGAACCGCCCGGCGGCGCGATTCACGAGATGGGGAGCGCGCGCATGGGTCGCGATCCGGCGCAGTCGGTTCTGAACGGCTGGAACCAGGCACATGAGGTCGAAAACCTGTTCGTCACCGATGGTGCGGCGATGAGCTCGACCGCATGCGTCAACCCCTCGCTGACCTACATGGCGCTGACCGCGCGCGCCTGTGATTACGCCGTGGCACGGCTCCGTAGTGCGTAGCACCGCACCCATCCGCTTCGCGGGTCGAGACGAGGAGACACTTCGAGCATACGTCCGTCACCAGGAGCACGAAGATGAGCGCCTGGGGCAGATGAATCGGCTGCGTTGATTAGCCGCCGCGCTTGCTCAGGGCTGACTCCGTTTGCCTAGCCGACCCTGCCAGGTATCACCACCCACTCGGGTTCATCGAATTCCCCGATGATATTGATTTCGCATTTCTGGTAGTGCTCTGCGAGGATGTCGCGGACGATCTTGCTTCTGTTGTCGTCCTTTTGGTCTCGCGCCTGGCGGGATTCCCAGTTGGCGATAGCCAGCAACCGGTTTGGATTGTTGAGGTCACGGTGCAGGCGAGTGCCGAGAGCGCCCGGTGTTTGCTGGATGATTTCGCTGGCGCGAATCCAATTGGCTGCGTATTGCTCCACGGTGAAGCCCGGTTTGACAATAACTTCGAAGATAAATTTCATGTATATCCGACGCCCCCCGCTTCGAGTAGCGATATTGTTCAGAGTCTTCCGGGCATTATAAGAGCGTCGTCGCGCAGTCGTTCCATTGAACGATTCCACATGGGCACTCTGATTGGGTTTTGCCCGGCTCGATCAGCTCGAGCCACGATGCTCAGCCCGCGCAGAGACCGCCGTCCAGTGCCAGCGCCTGTCCGGTCATGAAACTGTTCTCGCGCGC comes from Gammaproteobacteria bacterium and encodes:
- a CDS encoding GMC family oxidoreductase, with product MNTDFDAIVVGSGISGGWAAKELSEKGLKVLVLERGAPLTHGEDYVGEHRAPWETPLRGKPLRELYKSDYAVQSTSFAFGENNRPFWNNDRENPYVMDGESPFLWMRGAVVGGKSLMWSRQVYRWSDMDFGANARDGHGIDWPLRYADIAPWYAHVERFIGVSGAAEDIPHLPDGEFLPAMDMNAGEKHLKREVEQKFAGRRVIMGRAAVLTREHNGRGACHYCGPCERGCSVGAYFSSLSSTLPAAAKTGRLTLRANSVVEGLDYDPATRKVSAVRVIDSTSGERLRFSSRLVFLCASTVGSTQILLNSRSDSFPEGLANGSGTLGRYLMDHTNGLGAFGLFPNLLMDRYYSGNRPNNIYIPRFRNLGAGGDAAEFVRGYGFQGAAFRTNWSMNYRMPGFGAGFKQTLRYPGYWAMFLAGFGECLPQQRNRMYLHPNKVDRFGIPQVAFDFAWHDNEKRMCRDIVNEAEAMLRAAGAQIVMRLEEPEPPGGAIHEMGSARMGRDPAQSVLNGWNQAHEVENLFVTDGAAMSSTACVNPSLTYMALTARACDYAVARLRSA
- a CDS encoding phosphotransferase encodes the protein MNDSTKPLSFPAAALPWIESATGGRILELTRMVVRREAWRVVVDDGSATPRSWFLRIDRAIAAGKPYPRDLARETGLIRFLQANTGIPTQRILGWNDEHAVAIQSFEPGRADLHNVSREEQHDVMMHFMDIMAEMHSLDVHGIGLPRFEIPPTPEQHSLMELHAVDDPRLATLPVDSSTVLGAFGKRWLLNHVPTSVERTVLLQGDTGPGNFLFEDHRVTAVVDWEWAHYGDPMEDVGNLWVRDFFTPSCGGDLTPYIRHYTQNAGITLDRQKAIYYLVHQLVRSVFTLPGLVRRPDWRSTVALNLGYQAVCDITCCEALGMYHSLAEPRFELLDIPEDIHDGRPGMNEDGELYQLLSEQLERGIAPELHNDFARNMALGASGITRYLERRHLYGAAADSLEHSGIDAILGVRHASLKEARQAFMTRLPQLQAADEERVIRHCWGVARRNMQLMEPLVARWSYCKLPTLN
- a CDS encoding antibiotic biosynthesis monooxygenase — its product is MKFIFEVIVKPGFTVEQYAANWIRASEIIQQTPGALGTRLHRDLNNPNRLLAIANWESRQARDQKDDNRSKIVRDILAEHYQKCEINIIGEFDEPEWVVIPGRVG
- a CDS encoding gluconate 2-dehydrogenase subunit 3 family protein, yielding MQRRDTLKGLLLLGGFGFPAAVQRALAAGLTPEGSAAGMFDVPARALVAALAERIIPATDTPGAVEAGVVDFIEQIVFSWYTDAERAIFLQGLEDAGAMATTRFQQDFATLDGERQDQLLGELEQRALAVAKPAAFSLQPDLDEDLSPFFSKLKELVVVGYYTSEIGATRELRYERMPMVYRADVPLAEIGRAWANGMKD